The Methylocystis sp. ATCC 49242 region CTGCTCGCACTCTACGCGCGGCAAGCGACCGACTTCATGGAGCGCCAAGAAAACGACGAGGAACTGCGCCAGCGCGCCGAGGAGCTCGAGGCGGTGATCGACGCCGCGCCAGCTTTCATCTGGTTCGGTGACGCCGATTGCCGTGTCATTCGCGGCAACAACGCCGCCAACGAAATGACGGGCGTCACGCCCGGCGCGAATGTCTCGCAAAGCGTCGTCGCCATCGGGCAGGCGATCTATTTGCGCCAGTTGAAACAGGACGGCTCGGAGTTCCGGCCTGAAGAACTGCCGATACAAAGGGCGATCGCGACGCGCCGACCGGTGCGCGACGTCTATGTCGATTTCCGTTTTCCGGACGGGAAGCGCGTGGAGGCGACAGGAAACGCCGTTCCCTTGTTCGACGCGAATGGCGGCGTCCGGGGCGGCGTCGCCGCGCTGATCGACATCAGCGAACGCAACAAGGCCGAGCGTGAGTTGCGCGAGCATCTGGAGACGCAGGCCTTCCTGCTACGGCTGACGGATCGACTGCGTGACCTTGTCGATGCGCCACAAATCATGACGGAAGCAGTTGAGGCGCTCGGACGGAAGCTCGGCGCCGATGGCGTCGGCTACGAGACAGTGACCGCCGGGGACGCCGCCAGAGTTGTCATGACCGAATGGACAGGATCGGGGATCGTGACAGCCGAACGCTCTCCACGGCTCGAAGATTTCGGTGCGGCTTTTGTCAGGGAGATGCGCGCCGGCCGCCGTTTCGCGATTGCGGACCTGTCGAGAGAGCTTGCGGCGTCGGAGGCGCCGACGGCGTCGATGAGCGGCGTCCGCGCCATGATCTGCGCGCCAATAGTGAAGGCCGACCGGCTGCTCGGGGTTCTTCATGTTCAACAGGCGCGTCCGCGCGACTGGACGGAAGCGGAAATCTCCCTGACGCAGGAAGTCGCGCGGCGGACATGCGATTACATCGACCGCGCGAAAGCGTTGGCGATGACGCGCGAAAGCAGGTAGCGGCGTCGATTTCGAGGCGGGCGGTGGCCGTCCCTCGCTCGCGGATGAGCGAATATATGGTTTCGCGCCTTGATGTAATCGGAAGCGGCTGTGGCCGCGGCATAGACGTGAATGGCTCCCGGTGAAGCACGCCGGGACAGCGTATCGAACCGGTCTTCCGGGCGAAGCCTTTTCCGTGCACCCGCGAAAAAATGCGGCCTGGACCGGCTGTCTCCCTGAGGCGACAGCACTGATCCAGACGCCATAAGCATCAGTTTCTACACCAATTTTCTTTTGCTGCGGCGTAATGCCTCGGCCGATCTGACGGCTTTCAGAGCCGTGAGGCGCGCCCGCTCCCGTCTGGAAAACGCGGCGCTTTTCAAAATCCCTCTTGCCTGATCAAAATACTAGATTTATAGACTATATCAGAAGGTCGATTTTGGAGCTCGAGACATGAACAAGCGCACGCGAAAAACCGAGGCTTTTCTCCGTATCTTTACGATCGCCACCGCCGCGCTCGGCGTCTTTGGAGGGCTCTATGCCCAGGCCGGGCAGACATTCCTGAACGTCTCCTATGATCCCACGCGTGAGCTCTACAAGGCGATCAATCCGGCCTTCGTCGCCGACTGGAAGGCGAGAACCGGGGAAAGCGTGGAGATCCAGACCTCGCATGGCGGCTCTGGCTCCCAGGCGCGCGCAGTGATTGACGGGCTCAATGCGGATGTCGTGACGCTGGCTCTGGCTGGCGACATCGACGCCATCGCGAACAAGAGCGGAAAAATCCCGGCCGACTGGCAGAAGCGCCGGCCGAATAATTCGTCACCCTATACGTCGACGATCGTGTTTCTCGTTCGCAAGGGCAATCCGAAGGCGATCAGGGACTGGGACGATCTGGCGAAGCCGGGCGTCGCGGTCATCACGCCCAATCCGAAAACATCGGGAGGCGCACGCTGGAATTATCTCGCGGCCTGGGGATATGGGCTGAAGAAATTCGGCGGCGACGAGGAGAAGACGAAGGATTTCGTCAAGGCGATCTACAGGAACGCGCCGGTGATGGATACGGGCGCGCGCGGTTCGACCATCACTTTCGCGCAGCGCGCCCTGGGCGACGTGCTGATCACATGGGAGAACGAGGCCTTTCTCGCATTGAAGGAGTTCGGCGGCGACAAATTCGAGATCGTCGCGCCGTCCCAGTCGATACTCGCGGAGCCTCCTGTCGCCGTCGTCGACGCCAACGCCGACCCCAAGGGCAATCGGCAGGTTGCGGAAGCCTATCTCGATTTTCTCTATTCGCCCGCCGCGCAGGCGATCATCGCGCGCTACAACTATCGTCCGGTGCATCCCGAGTATGCGGCGAAAGAGGATCTGAAGAAATTCGCCAAGATAAATTTCATTACCATCGACAAGGCTTTCGGCGGCTGGGCCGCCGCTCAGAAGAAGCATTTCGCCGATGGCGGCGTCTTCGATCAGATCCAGACGCAAGAGGCCGTGAGGTGACCTCCCCGACCCTCGCTGGCCGCAACGCTCGGCGCTTCACGGCGCCGAGCGTCATCCCCGGTTTCGGCCTGACCTTCGGCTTCACGCTGCTCTATCTCGGGCTCATCGTGCTGTTTCCGCTGGCCACGTTGATATGGCGCGCGTCGGGACTTGGTCTGCATGGACTCTATGCAATCGCCACGGAGCCGCGCGTTGCTGCGGCGTTGCGAACGACTTTCCTCCTCTCCTTCCTGGCGGCTATCATCGATCTTTTCTTCGGCCTCATCATCGCATGGGCGCTCGCGCGTTATGACTTCTTTGGCCGTCGCCTGTTCGACGCTTTCGTCGACCTTCCCTTGGCGCTTCCCACCGCCGTCGCCGGCATTTCGCTCGCGGCGCTCTATTCTCCCAACGGCTGGTTCGGCGCGCCGCTTGCGGATGCAGATGTGAAGATCGCCTTCACGCGCGCAGGCATTCTTGTCGCCCTGATCTTCATTGGTCTGCCCTTCGTCGTGCGCACGGTCCAGCCAATCATCTCCGAGCTGGAGGCGGAGCTGGAAGAGGCCTCCGCCACCCTTGGCGCGGCGCGCCTGCAGACTGTAATCCGCGTGTTGCTGCCGCCGCTCGTTCCGGCGTTGCTCACAGGCTTTGCGCTCGCATTCGCGAGATCCATTGGCGAATATGGGTCCGTGATTTTCATCGCCGGCAATATTCCCTATGTGTCGGAGATTGCGCCGCTGCTGATCGTCGTGAAGCTCGAGCAATATGATTTCGCCGGCGCGACGGCGATTGCGACGATCATGCTGGCGATCTCTTTCGCCGCGCTGCTCATCATCAATTTCGTTCATGCGTGGAGCCGAAGGAGATTCGGGCATGTCTGAGACAGCATTTGCCTCCATATCGCGCCGCCGCGTCAAGCTTCGCGCCGTCACGCAGGATTCACCGCTGGCGCGCCATGCGCTGATCACGATTGCAGTCGTCTTTCTTCTCAACTTCCTCTTTGCGCCGCTCGCCGTCGTGTTCGCAGAGGCCGCCAGCAAAGGCGCATCGACGTTTTTCGAGACTTTCAAGGATCCGGAATCGCTTGCCGCCATCCGCCTCACCTTGCTCATCGCGGCGATCAGCGTGCCCGCCAATCTCGTCTTCGGCCTTGCAGCGTCCTGGTCGATTGCCAAATTCTCCTTCCCCGGAAAGAGCCTTCTGATCACGCTGATCGATCTGCCTTTCTCCGTATCGCCAGTAGTCTCTGGCCTCGTCTATATGTTGGTGTTCGGCGCGCAGGGGCTGTTCGGCAAGTGGCTGCTGGCGCATGGCGTGCAGATCATCTTCGCCGTGCCGGGCATTGCGCTCGCGACGATCTTTGTCACCTTCCCCTTCGTTGCGCGCGAACTCATTCCGCTGATGCAGGAGCAGGGAAACGTCGAGGAGGAAGCGGCGCTGACGCTGGGCGCATCGGGTTTCAGGACCTTCCTCACCGTGACGCTGCCCAATATCAAATGGGGCCTGCTCTATGGCGTGCTGCTGTGCAATGCGCGCGCCATGGGCGAATTCGGCGCCGTCTCTGTCGTCTCCGGCCATATTCGCGGCCTGACCAATACGATCCCGCTGCAAGTGGAGATACTCTACAATGAATACAACAGCGTCGCCGCTTTCGCTCTCGCGGTTCTTCTTGCGGGGCTGGCGCTCGTCACCCTCGGGCTCAAGACCCTCCTCGAGTGGCGTCACGCCGACGCGCTTTCGGGACGGGCGCGGCGGCGCTGAGTTGAACAGGCGCGGCGCAGCCATTCGCGTCGAGCATGTCGCCCAGGATTTCGGCGCTTTCGCCGCGCTGCGCGACGTCTCCCTCGACATCCGGCCCGGCGAACTCGTCGCGCTGCTCGGGCCTTCGGGCTCGGGAAAGACGACTCTTCTGCGCATCATCGCTGGCCTCAACGCGCCCGACCGCGGCCATGTTTACTTCGACGGCGAGGACGCCACCAATCTCCCCGTGCAGGATCGCCGCGTCGGATTCGTGTTTCAGAACTATGCGCTGTTCAAACATATGACTGTCGCCGACAATATCGCCTATGGCCTCAGGGTGCGCCCACGCCGTTCGCGTCCGTCGCGCGCCGAAATCAGGGCGCGCGTCGCCGAACTGCTGCGTTTCGTCCAGCTCGAAGGTCTCGACGCGCGTTTTCCCGCGCAGCTCTCCGGCGGCCAGCGCCAGCGGGTGGCGCTTGCGCGCGCCCTCGCCATCGAGCCGCGCGTCCTCTTGCTCGACGAGCCCTTCGGCGCGCTCGACGCGCGCGTGCGCAAGGATCTGCGTCGCTGGTTGCGAGAGGTGCACAAGGAAACCGGCCTGACCACGGTTTTCGTCACTCATGATCAGGACGAGGCCATGGAGCTCGCCGATCGCGTCGTCGTGCTCAATGAAGGGCGCATCGAACAGATTGGCGCGCCCGAGGAGCTTTATGATCGGCCAGCGTCTCCCTTCGTCATCTCCTTTGTCGGCGAGGCGGTCGCGCTGCCGGTCACCGTTGCGGCGGGCCATGTCGAATTCGCCGGGCGCCAGCTGCACATCGATACGCATGGACTGCGCAACGGCCCGGCCAAGGTCTTCTTTCGCCCCGCAGATATCGCGGTCGCAACGCCGGGACATGGCGAACTCGAAGGCCGCGTCGAAAGCCTGCGCCGAACGCCCGCCGGCGTGCGCGCCACAATCGCCATCGATGGTTATGATCAGACGCTCGAAATCGACTCGCCGCTCGAAAGCGCCGCGGCGCTCGGCGATCGCGTGCCTCTTTCGCTGGCGAATGCGCGCATCTTCCCCATGGAGTCATCGGAGAGCGGTGATTATCTGAACGCGGGAGACGGCATTTGAGCCACTCGTCAGCGATATTGCGGACGGATCATGGCGCAGCCCCCGTCAACGACTGGAACTCCGATCTTTATCTGAAGTTCGAAAATGAACGCACGCGCGCGGCGCGCGATCTTCTTGCGCGCATTCCTTCCTTCGAGCCGAAGGTCGTTTTCGATCTTGGCTGCGGTCCCGGAAACAGCACGGAATTGCTGGCGACGACCTTTCCGGGCGCTTCAGTCGTCGGGATCGACAATTCGGAAAATATGCTTGCCGTCGCGCGCGATCGCGCGGTGGCGGCGACATTTCTCAAACAGGATATTGAAAGCTGGCGTCCCGCTCAGGAAGTCGATCTGATTTTCGCCAATGCGGCGTTGCATTTTCTTCCGGACCATCCCGGACTGCTGACGCGCCTCTCGTCCTATCTTCGGCCGGGCGGGCGTCTCGCTGTGCAGATGCCGGACATCGTGCATGAATTGTCACATGCGGCGATGCGCATGGTGGCCGCAGACGGACCCTGGGCGAGCCGCCTCGTCCCGATCGCCAAGTCCAGCGTGGTGATCGGCCCGCCTCAGGAATATTACAATCTGCTGACCCCGCTCTGCCGGGAACTCGACATCTGGCGGACGATCTACATCCATCCGCTCGACGGACCGCAAGGCGTCGTCGATTGGTTCGAGGGATCGGCTTTACGTCCGTTCCTCGATCTTCTCAGCCCGGATGAACGCGCCGATTTTCTCTCACGCTATCGTGAGAAGCTCGCGGAAGCCTATCCGCGGCAGCCGAACGGCAAGGTTCTGCTGCGCTACCCGAGGCTGTTTTTCGTCTTGCAAAAATAGCGGCCGAGGGCTTCTGGCTGGCCGCGCGATGGGAAGCGGCGGCACGTGGGCGTCGTCGCACCGGCGCGCGCCGCGAGATCGATTTCGCGGGGCTTTTGCGCGACCGGGCGCGCCTTTGTTCCCGGCTGTTGCAATTGTGCAACGGAATGGGCTGAATGTGCAGTTAGTCTATCTTTTCGATAGACATAAAAACGCAGATGCGGTTCACTTGGCGTGTCAGGCCGGTCAGAGAATTACATTGCTGGCCGCGCGGACCGCGCTCTACAAAGAACGAACCGAGAGAGTTGGGGAATGGCGAAGTTTCAACGAAACAAGAGGCTCGGACCGGCGATAGCGGCTCTTTTCGCAATGTCGCCCGGATACGCATTCTCCGAGGAGAATCATCCCGTAAAAGTAGACACGCCAAAAGCGGACAGCGTCGCCAGGAGTGGCGCGAAGCCGAAGGCGACGTCAGGATCAAAGGTTGCGCCCGCCGTCGCGGCCAGTGAAAAGAAAAGTTACTTCGTCAAGACTCGCGGCTATCGGCTGGAGCCGCAGCCTGACGTGCCGCCCTATGTTCGGGAGCTTGGCAAGACATACAAGCAATTCGAGGGGATCGACTGGTTGAACGTCGGCCTCGATTCGCGCGTGCGTTTCGAATATCGCAAGGACGATTATCGCCGGTGGAGCGACACCAGCGTCAACCCGCCAGCTTCGCAGCGAAGATATTTCCCGAACTCCCTCTGGTTGTTGCGCACACGCGCCTATTTCGGCGTCAAGAATGTGCTCGACCCACTGCGTTTCGTGGTTGAGTTCCAGGATTCTCGCGCCTTCAACAGTATCTATGAATTGCAGGGACAGGAAATCAATCAGACCGAACTGCTTCAGGGCTTCGCGGAACTTTATTTCAAGGACGCATTGGGAAAAGACCCTTT contains the following coding sequences:
- a CDS encoding GAF domain-containing protein yields the protein MSADVEVEAEALRRLNDAASRLWRTRNLQFGLEEMLAATMALLGANMGHLQIFDRERETLTIVAQQGFDNNFLSYFHEISTWNSFACSGALHSGECLIIEDINADPAMSLLRSLAHAAGVRAVQCTPLIGRTGLRMGVITTYHRAPRRISGQELRLLALYARQATDFMERQENDEELRQRAEELEAVIDAAPAFIWFGDADCRVIRGNNAANEMTGVTPGANVSQSVVAIGQAIYLRQLKQDGSEFRPEELPIQRAIATRRPVRDVYVDFRFPDGKRVEATGNAVPLFDANGGVRGGVAALIDISERNKAERELREHLETQAFLLRLTDRLRDLVDAPQIMTEAVEALGRKLGADGVGYETVTAGDAARVVMTEWTGSGIVTAERSPRLEDFGAAFVREMRAGRRFAIADLSRELAASEAPTASMSGVRAMICAPIVKADRLLGVLHVQQARPRDWTEAEISLTQEVARRTCDYIDRAKALAMTRESR
- a CDS encoding sulfate ABC transporter substrate-binding protein; the encoded protein is MNKRTRKTEAFLRIFTIATAALGVFGGLYAQAGQTFLNVSYDPTRELYKAINPAFVADWKARTGESVEIQTSHGGSGSQARAVIDGLNADVVTLALAGDIDAIANKSGKIPADWQKRRPNNSSPYTSTIVFLVRKGNPKAIRDWDDLAKPGVAVITPNPKTSGGARWNYLAAWGYGLKKFGGDEEKTKDFVKAIYRNAPVMDTGARGSTITFAQRALGDVLITWENEAFLALKEFGGDKFEIVAPSQSILAEPPVAVVDANADPKGNRQVAEAYLDFLYSPAAQAIIARYNYRPVHPEYAAKEDLKKFAKINFITIDKAFGGWAAAQKKHFADGGVFDQIQTQEAVR
- the cysW gene encoding sulfate ABC transporter permease subunit CysW, translating into MSETAFASISRRRVKLRAVTQDSPLARHALITIAVVFLLNFLFAPLAVVFAEAASKGASTFFETFKDPESLAAIRLTLLIAAISVPANLVFGLAASWSIAKFSFPGKSLLITLIDLPFSVSPVVSGLVYMLVFGAQGLFGKWLLAHGVQIIFAVPGIALATIFVTFPFVARELIPLMQEQGNVEEEAALTLGASGFRTFLTVTLPNIKWGLLYGVLLCNARAMGEFGAVSVVSGHIRGLTNTIPLQVEILYNEYNSVAAFALAVLLAGLALVTLGLKTLLEWRHADALSGRARRR
- the cysT gene encoding sulfate ABC transporter permease subunit CysT, with product MTSPTLAGRNARRFTAPSVIPGFGLTFGFTLLYLGLIVLFPLATLIWRASGLGLHGLYAIATEPRVAAALRTTFLLSFLAAIIDLFFGLIIAWALARYDFFGRRLFDAFVDLPLALPTAVAGISLAALYSPNGWFGAPLADADVKIAFTRAGILVALIFIGLPFVVRTVQPIISELEAELEEASATLGAARLQTVIRVLLPPLVPALLTGFALAFARSIGEYGSVIFIAGNIPYVSEIAPLLIVVKLEQYDFAGATAIATIMLAISFAALLIINFVHAWSRRRFGHV
- the tam gene encoding trans-aconitate 2-methyltransferase; this encodes MSHSSAILRTDHGAAPVNDWNSDLYLKFENERTRAARDLLARIPSFEPKVVFDLGCGPGNSTELLATTFPGASVVGIDNSENMLAVARDRAVAATFLKQDIESWRPAQEVDLIFANAALHFLPDHPGLLTRLSSYLRPGGRLAVQMPDIVHELSHAAMRMVAADGPWASRLVPIAKSSVVIGPPQEYYNLLTPLCRELDIWRTIYIHPLDGPQGVVDWFEGSALRPFLDLLSPDERADFLSRYREKLAEAYPRQPNGKVLLRYPRLFFVLQK
- a CDS encoding sulfate/molybdate ABC transporter ATP-binding protein, with translation MNRRGAAIRVEHVAQDFGAFAALRDVSLDIRPGELVALLGPSGSGKTTLLRIIAGLNAPDRGHVYFDGEDATNLPVQDRRVGFVFQNYALFKHMTVADNIAYGLRVRPRRSRPSRAEIRARVAELLRFVQLEGLDARFPAQLSGGQRQRVALARALAIEPRVLLLDEPFGALDARVRKDLRRWLREVHKETGLTTVFVTHDQDEAMELADRVVVLNEGRIEQIGAPEELYDRPASPFVISFVGEAVALPVTVAAGHVEFAGRQLHIDTHGLRNGPAKVFFRPADIAVATPGHGELEGRVESLRRTPAGVRATIAIDGYDQTLEIDSPLESAAALGDRVPLSLANARIFPMESSESGDYLNAGDGI